A region from the Panicum hallii strain FIL2 chromosome 1, PHallii_v3.1, whole genome shotgun sequence genome encodes:
- the LOC112898104 gene encoding auxin-responsive protein SAUR32-like produces MRTTAAQRQRRPPQEGARAHLLAGTPSRHDARPGDGAARAAATKGCATFWVEGEGGEAPRRVAVPVARLGHPRMLELLGEAREAYGFEHEGAVAVPCGVDCFMRAVEASASASAGHGHARGRGNHHHFRLPHIHIARCFRPSHVVA; encoded by the coding sequence ATGAGGACGACGGCggcgcagcggcagcggcggccgccgcAGGAAGGCGCCCGAGCCCACCTCTTGGCGGGGACCCCGTCGCGGCACGACGcgcggccgggcgacggcgcggcgcgggcggcggccacCAAGGGGTGCGCGACGTTCTGGGTGGAGGGGGAGGGCGGGGAGGCGCCGCGGCGGGTGGCGGTGCCCGTGGCGCGCCTGGGCCACCCGCGGATGCTGGAGCTGCTCGGGGAGGCCCGGGAGGCGTACGGGTTCGAGCACGAGGGCGCCGTTGCCGTCCCCTGCGGCGTCGACTGCTTCATGCGGGCCGTGGAGGCCTCAGCCTCGGCGTCGGCGGGGCAcggacacgcgcgcggccgcggcaaCCACCACCACTTCCGCCTGCCTCACATCCACATCGCCCGCTGCTTCAGGCCGTCGCACGTCGTCGCGTAG